A single region of the Oenococcus kitaharae DSM 17330 genome encodes:
- a CDS encoding phosphocarrier protein HPr has protein sequence MVSKEFTITADSGLHARPATMLVQKASEFDSKLTLKYDGKEVNLKSIMGVMSLGAGKGAKIEIVAEGGDDQAALDGVEGTLKSESLI, from the coding sequence ATGGTTTCAAAAGAATTTACGATTACCGCTGATTCAGGCTTACACGCACGCCCAGCGACGATGCTTGTTCAAAAGGCTTCTGAGTTTGATTCAAAGTTGACCTTGAAATATGATGGCAAAGAAGTCAATTTGAAGTCCATCATGGGTGTGATGAGTTTGGGCGCCGGCAAGGGTGCTAAAATCGAAATCGTTGCAGAAGGCGGTGATGATCAGGCTGCCCTTGATGGTGTTGAAGGTACACTCAAGAGCGAATCTTTAATTTGA
- the nagB gene encoding glucosamine-6-phosphate deaminase, whose amino-acid sequence MEIKLVQSQTEGGQIGLQIFKEALLKGANSFGLATGSTPISIYEAISASNLDFSKTVSINLDEYVGISADHPESYHYFMREHLFGKKPFAHSFVPNGQAADLKSETESYDKIINDHPIDLQLLGLGQNGHIGFNEPGTSFTSKTHIVNLTENTIRANSRFFESEDQVPKQAISMGIASILQAKEILIAAYGQNKAQAVRDFIQGPVTEAVPASVLQKHPNVIVILDPAAASLLKK is encoded by the coding sequence ATGGAAATTAAATTAGTTCAGTCACAAACAGAGGGTGGCCAAATTGGTCTTCAGATATTCAAAGAAGCTCTTTTGAAAGGTGCAAATAGTTTTGGGTTAGCTACAGGTTCAACTCCAATCAGCATTTATGAGGCAATCAGCGCTTCAAATCTTGATTTTTCAAAAACAGTTTCAATCAATTTGGACGAATATGTCGGTATATCCGCGGATCATCCAGAAAGCTACCACTATTTTATGCGCGAACATCTTTTTGGCAAGAAGCCCTTCGCTCATTCATTTGTTCCAAATGGTCAAGCTGCAGATCTAAAATCTGAGACTGAAAGCTACGATAAAATTATCAATGACCACCCAATTGACCTGCAGTTATTAGGATTGGGACAAAACGGCCATATTGGTTTCAATGAGCCCGGAACGTCTTTTACTTCTAAAACACATATCGTAAATTTAACGGAAAATACCATTCGTGCTAATTCACGATTTTTCGAATCAGAAGATCAAGTACCAAAGCAAGCCATTTCTATGGGTATCGCATCAATTTTACAAGCTAAAGAAATTTTGATTGCAGCTTATGGCCAAAATAAGGCTCAGGCCGTCAGAGACTTCATCCAAGGTCCAGTAACTGAGGCAGTTCCAGCTTCAGTCTTACAAAAGCACCCCAATGTCATTGTTATTTTGGATCCGGCAGCGGCCTCGTTATTGAAAAAATGA
- a CDS encoding Cof-type HAD-IIB family hydrolase encodes MTIKLIALDLDNTLLNGQSRISSRNEHVLKQLHEGGVKVVLTTGRPIKGILPFITQLGLTADEDYSINFNGGLVERNSDRKVIFSRYITKNDIRPINQLAQEMRFPLDGITIDRAFSVIDIRKSGYQSFIGDLMPFTDVTFAALPEKNFFKFVSQTDAAQVQAIQNATQSNLDLTIVKSRPNLLEFLPNGVNKSLGLGKLLDHFGWTFENVMSFGDEENDLPMIKAAGMGVAMENAIPAVKAVSNATTKNNLEDGVAVFLEHYFDL; translated from the coding sequence TTGACGATTAAATTAATTGCACTAGATTTAGATAATACGTTATTGAACGGACAGAGCCGAATCAGCTCGAGAAATGAGCATGTTTTAAAACAGCTGCACGAAGGTGGGGTGAAAGTTGTCTTAACAACCGGTCGGCCTATTAAAGGTATCTTGCCATTCATCACACAATTAGGATTAACCGCCGATGAAGATTATTCGATTAATTTTAATGGTGGGCTAGTTGAACGGAATTCTGATCGGAAGGTGATTTTCAGCCGTTATATTACCAAGAATGATATTCGTCCAATTAATCAGTTAGCACAGGAAATGCGTTTTCCATTGGATGGTATCACCATCGATCGCGCGTTTTCTGTGATAGATATCAGAAAGTCGGGTTATCAGTCTTTTATAGGAGATTTGATGCCATTTACCGATGTAACATTTGCCGCTTTGCCTGAGAAAAATTTTTTCAAGTTCGTCAGCCAGACGGATGCCGCACAAGTTCAAGCCATTCAGAACGCGACTCAAAGTAATTTAGATCTGACTATTGTAAAAAGTCGTCCTAATTTGCTTGAATTTCTCCCTAATGGTGTGAATAAGAGCCTTGGTCTAGGAAAATTGTTGGATCATTTTGGTTGGACCTTTGAAAATGTCATGTCTTTTGGAGATGAAGAAAACGATTTGCCAATGATCAAAGCTGCCGGTATGGGAGTCGCAATGGAAAATGCAATTCCTGCGGTTAAAGCCGTTTCTAATGCCACGACCAAAAATAATTTGGAAGATGGTGTGGCAGTGTTTCTGGAACATTATTTTGATTTATGA
- the ptsP gene encoding phosphoenolpyruvate--protein phosphotransferase, whose protein sequence is MTETEKLSGIAASDGVGIAKSYLLVDPDLAFPYNQTITDVDAEQARLDRALDASKSDLEKIKNKAEETLGKEEAEVFEAHITMLSDPELVSAIKGQINDKKINAESALKNVTDNYIATFEAMTDNAYMQERAADVRDIAKRVTSHLLGVELPNPALIDDDVIVVAHDLTPSDTAQLDPKFVKGIVTDLGGRTAHASIMARSLEIPAVVGTGNAIAEIANHINLIVDGDAGQVLISPNEDEEVAYAKKVGEYFARKREQAQLRDERTASADGVHFDISANIGSPKDLDAVVASGAEGIGLFRTEFLFIDSDHLPTEDEQFESYKAALQALKGKPVTVRTMDIGGDKQLSYWKLPKEANPFLGYRAIRISLKQDNIFRTQLRALLRASVYGDLWIMFPMIATLQEFRAAKKIYEEERSKLIEAGTKISDHIKLGIMVEIPASAVLADKFAKEVDFFSIGTNDLIQYTMAADRGNDSVSYLYQPYNPSILRLVHNVIDAAHHEGKFVAMCGEMAGDPIAVPILAGLGLDEFSMSASSVLPTRSLIKHLKVSDLKTLAKSALDQDSNQQVIDLVKASTK, encoded by the coding sequence ATGACTGAAACAGAAAAATTAAGCGGCATTGCCGCATCAGATGGTGTTGGGATTGCTAAAAGTTATTTGTTGGTTGATCCGGATTTAGCTTTTCCCTACAATCAGACAATCACCGATGTAGATGCCGAACAAGCGCGTTTGGACCGAGCACTGGACGCTTCTAAAAGTGATCTGGAAAAGATCAAAAACAAGGCGGAGGAGACTTTGGGCAAAGAAGAAGCCGAGGTTTTTGAGGCACATATTACGATGCTTTCCGATCCTGAACTGGTTTCTGCAATTAAAGGGCAGATTAATGATAAAAAAATCAATGCTGAATCTGCTTTGAAAAATGTGACTGATAATTACATCGCGACATTTGAGGCTATGACTGATAATGCTTATATGCAGGAACGAGCAGCTGATGTCCGAGATATTGCAAAAAGGGTGACGAGCCACCTTTTGGGCGTCGAGTTACCAAATCCGGCTTTGATTGATGACGATGTCATTGTTGTCGCACACGATCTAACGCCTTCTGATACCGCTCAGCTTGATCCAAAATTCGTTAAAGGCATCGTAACTGACCTTGGCGGCAGGACAGCTCATGCCTCGATCATGGCACGATCTTTGGAGATTCCAGCTGTCGTTGGTACTGGAAACGCAATTGCTGAAATCGCAAATCATATTAATCTCATTGTTGATGGTGATGCTGGCCAGGTCTTAATCTCTCCCAATGAAGATGAAGAAGTCGCTTACGCAAAAAAAGTCGGTGAATATTTTGCTAGAAAACGTGAGCAGGCACAACTCCGCGACGAGAGAACTGCTTCGGCCGATGGTGTCCATTTTGATATTTCGGCTAATATCGGTTCCCCTAAGGACCTGGATGCAGTTGTTGCGAGTGGTGCTGAAGGTATTGGTTTATTTCGAACAGAATTCTTGTTTATTGATTCAGACCATCTTCCAACAGAGGACGAACAATTTGAGTCTTATAAGGCTGCACTGCAGGCTTTGAAAGGCAAGCCTGTAACTGTTCGGACGATGGACATCGGCGGTGATAAACAATTGAGCTACTGGAAACTGCCGAAGGAAGCTAACCCATTTCTAGGTTATCGTGCTATTCGAATTTCCCTGAAACAAGATAATATTTTTCGGACGCAATTGAGAGCTCTGCTGAGGGCTTCTGTTTATGGGGATTTATGGATCATGTTCCCAATGATTGCAACTCTTCAAGAATTCCGTGCTGCAAAGAAGATATATGAAGAAGAACGGTCAAAGCTGATTGAAGCAGGTACAAAAATTTCGGACCACATCAAATTAGGCATTATGGTCGAGATCCCAGCTTCGGCTGTGTTGGCTGATAAATTTGCTAAAGAAGTTGATTTCTTCTCGATTGGTACGAATGATTTGATTCAGTATACGATGGCTGCTGACCGGGGCAATGATAGTGTATCTTATTTGTATCAACCCTATAATCCGTCTATTTTGCGGCTAGTTCACAATGTGATTGATGCAGCGCATCATGAAGGGAAATTCGTTGCCATGTGCGGTGAGATGGCTGGTGACCCTATCGCGGTACCGATCTTAGCTGGATTAGGCCTCGATGAATTTTCCATGTCCGCTTCATCCGTCCTGCCGACTCGGTCATTGATCAAACATTTGAAGGTTTCCGATTTAAAGACACTTGCAAAGTCAGCTTTAGATCAAGATAGTAATCAGCAGGTCATTGATTTAGTCAAAGCTTCAACAAAATAA
- a CDS encoding glycosyltransferase yields MNIGLFTDTYFPQVSGVSTSTQILAQQLEAQGNNVYIFTTTDPKVKRSQYGRGPEKNIYRFSSIPYTGFKDRRITFRGFFEAIEIARTLRLDIVHTQTEFSLGLMGRITARELKIPLVHTYHTMYQDYTHYVMNGRLIKAGGVEVIIRAFLKSVNGVIAPSQRVYDTLRGYGVSAPMPIIPTGVSFPKNQLDRSAELRKELGIRPKQPVILSLGRVAFEKNLEELINILPDVIDRFHNVILVVAGDGPAREELTEHARALGLAKHVKFVGMVEHKNVYSYYRMADVFASPSTSESQGLTFIEAVNANRPFVAMPNLYLQQITKSKMIGTIVENNEEMAQAIEYYLADAKNKNKDHDCQEVLREVGAEKFGEDVLRFYTQIIAEYRPPHAKDTDEPTDDEIGYARQLLGRLPLPKVAKRRILKGKKEVDSNK; encoded by the coding sequence ATGAATATAGGACTTTTTACCGATACTTATTTTCCTCAGGTGTCCGGTGTTAGTACCAGCACGCAGATTTTAGCCCAGCAGCTGGAAGCTCAAGGCAACAACGTGTACATCTTTACTACCACCGACCCTAAGGTGAAGAGATCTCAATATGGCCGGGGTCCGGAAAAAAATATTTACCGTTTTTCATCCATCCCATATACAGGTTTTAAAGATCGCCGAATTACTTTTCGGGGGTTTTTTGAAGCGATTGAAATTGCCAGAACGCTCCGCTTGGACATTGTCCACACACAAACGGAATTCAGTCTTGGCTTGATGGGTAGAATTACGGCTCGGGAATTAAAGATTCCGCTTGTGCATACTTACCATACAATGTACCAAGATTATACACATTATGTTATGAATGGCCGTCTCATCAAAGCTGGCGGTGTTGAGGTCATTATTCGAGCATTTCTTAAATCTGTTAATGGCGTGATTGCGCCCAGCCAGCGAGTTTATGATACCTTACGCGGATATGGTGTTTCAGCCCCAATGCCGATCATTCCGACTGGCGTCAGTTTCCCTAAAAACCAACTGGATCGTTCGGCTGAATTGCGCAAAGAACTTGGCATTCGGCCCAAACAGCCGGTCATCTTGTCCTTGGGCCGAGTTGCTTTTGAAAAAAATTTAGAGGAACTCATCAATATATTGCCAGATGTTATTGACCGTTTTCATAATGTTATTTTGGTTGTTGCAGGGGATGGACCCGCTCGTGAAGAACTGACAGAACACGCTAGGGCACTTGGGCTTGCTAAACATGTGAAGTTTGTCGGCATGGTTGAACACAAAAATGTCTATTCGTATTATCGAATGGCTGATGTTTTTGCAAGTCCCTCAACTTCCGAATCGCAAGGTTTAACCTTTATCGAAGCGGTTAATGCTAACCGACCTTTTGTTGCGATGCCGAATCTTTATCTACAGCAGATTACAAAATCCAAGATGATCGGCACAATTGTTGAAAATAACGAGGAAATGGCTCAGGCAATTGAATATTATTTAGCAGACGCCAAAAATAAAAATAAGGATCACGACTGTCAAGAAGTATTGCGAGAAGTTGGAGCTGAAAAATTCGGCGAGGATGTTTTACGTTTTTACACACAGATAATCGCTGAATACCGGCCGCCGCACGCTAAGGATACAGATGAGCCGACTGATGATGAGATAGGTTATGCCCGCCAATTATTGGGGCGTTTGCCTTTGCCTAAAGTGGCGAAACGCAGAATTTTGAAGGGCAAAAAAGAAGTCGACAGCAATAAATAG
- a CDS encoding glycosyltransferase, whose protein sequence is MKVLQYFENPGLISRSGIGHAQRLQQEELSYTDVVLDTNPFSKDYDLIDVNTYGPKSAAMVAKARLQSKTIVYHAHSTYEDFRNSFIGSNLIAKPFKRYLVNAYKQADLIITPTPYAESLLRGYGLTQPIIPISNGVRVASYRKNQAKITKFRQFLNLGPEDKRKIIISVGLYFERKGIADFVELARRNPDYLFVWFGYTDLRIIPKKIRNIIRTDHPANCLFAGYITGDVLQGAYSGADLFLYPSFEETEGIVVLEALASSQKVLVRDIPVYADWLKDGVNCYKAKNLDDFDDKLHQILSNQVKDVSKAGHRVALARDISKIGQELKNAYERALSLPSKESK, encoded by the coding sequence ATGAAAGTTTTGCAGTATTTTGAAAACCCGGGACTGATTAGCCGGTCTGGTATCGGACACGCTCAGAGATTGCAGCAAGAGGAGCTGTCATATACAGACGTTGTTCTCGACACAAACCCTTTTTCCAAGGATTATGATTTAATTGATGTTAATACTTATGGGCCGAAATCGGCAGCAATGGTTGCAAAAGCGCGTTTGCAGAGCAAGACAATTGTTTATCATGCTCATTCAACCTATGAAGATTTTCGAAATTCCTTTATCGGCTCTAATTTAATTGCTAAACCTTTTAAAAGATATTTAGTCAACGCTTATAAACAGGCTGATCTGATTATTACGCCTACGCCTTACGCCGAATCTCTTTTACGGGGATACGGCCTGACACAACCGATTATTCCTATATCAAACGGCGTCAGAGTCGCTTCCTACCGAAAGAACCAAGCTAAAATTACTAAATTCCGTCAATTTTTAAACTTGGGGCCTGAAGACAAGCGCAAAATTATTATCTCAGTTGGTCTCTATTTTGAGAGAAAAGGGATTGCGGATTTTGTTGAGTTAGCCAGACGGAATCCTGATTATTTATTTGTTTGGTTTGGTTACACGGATTTACGCATTATTCCCAAAAAAATTCGTAATATTATTCGAACTGATCACCCAGCAAACTGTCTTTTCGCTGGATATATCACCGGTGATGTTCTCCAAGGTGCATATTCAGGTGCGGATTTATTCTTATATCCAAGTTTTGAGGAGACTGAGGGTATTGTTGTTCTAGAAGCACTGGCGAGTTCACAAAAAGTATTGGTTAGAGATATTCCTGTATATGCTGATTGGTTGAAAGACGGTGTCAATTGTTACAAGGCGAAGAACCTGGATGATTTTGACGATAAATTGCATCAAATTTTATCCAACCAGGTAAAAGACGTTTCTAAAGCAGGTCACCGTGTCGCATTGGCGCGTGATATCAGTAAGATCGGGCAAGAGTTGAAAAATGCGTACGAACGGGCTTTATCACTACCTAGCAAGGAGAGCAAATGA